The genomic region ACCATTTTTCATTGTTACTAAGGTAACATCTTTGTCATCGACTTCAACAGATTTTCTAAGTTTTAGATTGTAGAATTTCATAGCTATACCACCTTTTTGTAAGTTAAACATAAAGAACAGCTTTGTATCTAACTAAGTAGACAATATGAATAGCTAGATTGTCAAGTTTTATGGCTATAAAACCCTAAAATTGACCATAATTTAACAAAAAAGCAACATTTTAAGTTATTTTGTAGTTTGTATAAATATTTTATAAGGAAAATAAATATTGTTAGTCTGATCGTATTTAGCAATACCAATAAACAAATCTTCTTCATCATAGCATCTAACTAATGCTTTATCTGGTAATATGATTTCTGAATCCATGATATGTGTAGTTTGACCCGTTATTAGTTTATATTTTTCATTATTGTTTGCTTTTAACTTCGGTAAATGATTAATTAGATAATCTGTAGGTATTGTATGCATTTTCCAGTGTTCGTTTATTGAATGTTCAATACTAATAGAAGAATCTACAGTAAATATACCACTGCGTATTCTTCTTAAATTTGTTAGTACAGCTCCACATTCCAATTTTTCACCAATATCATTGATAAGCGAACGTATATATACGCCTTGCTGACATTTAACAATTAAGGAAATAAATGGAATATTACTTTCTATAATTTTAATATCTTCAATATAAATTGGTTTTGGTTCTAATGAAAATTCAATTCCTTTACGTACCAAGTCATATGATCTTTTACCTTTATACTTTACTGAACTATATTTAGGAGGAATCTGAAAAGAATTACCTATAAATGAAGAAATTACGGAATTTAATGATTCGGTACTAATAGATATTTTGTTTTTAATTTTTGTTATTTTCCCTTCAAGATCATACGTGTCAGAAATTAATCCTAATTGAAAATCACATTGATATTCCTTTGTTTTGTCATTCATAAAATTGATTAATCTAGTGGCTTGACCTATAAATATAGGCAAAACTCCAGTAGCCAGCGGGTCAAGCGTACCAACGTGGCCTATTTTTTTTGCACCAGTAATTTTTTTAATCTCTTTACCAACCTGTGTTGATGTCATTCCTGAATCTTTATCAATATTAAGTATGGCACTAATCATTGGAATTTAGAAATTAGGTTAAAAATTAATCTGCAGTATTTGGAAGATTTACTAAATTATCGATAGAGTCATCTAGTAAAAATTTAAGATAAGGGAGATATCTGAGTCTGATTTTGGATTTTAATTCATTGTGAATATACCCACTAGCATCATTTAATGCTTTAATAGCGTTTTGTTGCTCTTGAGTAGATCCCATTACACTAATCATGATTTTTGCTGATTTTAGGTCTTTATTTGTAATAACTTTAGTTACAGTAAGTAGAAGAGATAAACGTGGGTCTTTTAATTCGGTTGTAATAAGCCAACCTAATTCTTCTTGCAAAAGGTCATTAATTTTTTTTATACGGCGATCATCCATTTGGCATACTCTATTTTTTACTGTGGATGATTAATTCATCGTTCTCTTCAAACTCTTCAAAGTTAGCAAAGGTTATTCCACACTCTAAACCTGCACCAACTTCTCGCGTATCTTCTTGAAACCTTCTTAATGTGGTTATAGATCCATCATGTATTTCTGTTCCATCACGTATTACTCTTATCATACTTGATCGAGTAATTTTTCCATCTGATATATATAGGCCAGCAATCTTGGATTTCTTACTTCTTGAAAATATTGCTCTTATAGTTGCATGACCATCAATAGTATCTTCTTCTTCAACTTCTTCTGAACCGATAATAATATTTTCGATATATTCTATTAGTTCATATATAATCTCATAAAATTTAATTGATAAATTCATTGAATCTGCTATTTGTTTAGCACTTTGGGCAAGACTTGTTCTAAAACCAATTACTATTGCATTCGTTGTTGACGCAAGTAATAAGTCTGTTTCAGTTATAAATCCGCTAGAAGAATGTATTATATTTACTTTAGCAATGTCATTATTTAGTTTTACTAATGAATCCCTGATAGCTTCTGCAGATCCTTGAACATCAGTTTTGATAATTAAAGGGATTTCCTTAATCTTTTGTTCGTTATTTATTGAAATTGCGTTTTCTACAACATTATATTCTGATTGTTTAGATCTTGATTTTTTCCTTGTTTCAAGCAGATCTTCTGCTTCTTTTTCTGTTGAAGCTACCATAAATATTTCCCCAGCTAAAGGCGGTTTATTTATCCCCATGATTTCAACAGGATAGGAAGGTGGTGCTTGGTCTATTTTTTCACCATTGTAATTGAACATTGACTTAATTCTGCCTTCTGTTGAATTCGTGAAAAGTTTTTCTCCAATATTTAGTGTTCCTGACTGGATTAATAAAGTTGCAATAGGACCTCTATTTTTATCTAATTTGGATTCGATTACCACTCCTGTTGCTTGTTTGTGAGGATTCGCTCTTAACTCAGATACTTCTGCTAAAAGTAAAAGGTTTTCTAATAAACTTTCTAAACCCATACCTGTTTTAGCAGAAACTTGAACACAGATTATATCTCCACCCCAGTCTTCAACTAGTAAATCGTTTTCTGCTAATTGTCTTTTAATTCGATCGGGGTCACTATTTTCTAGGTCACATTTATTGATAGCAACAACGATAGGTACATTGGCTGCTTTTGCGTGATCTATTGCTTCTAATGTTTGAGGCATCATACCGTCATCAGCAGCAACAACCAAAACAGCTATATCTGTAACTTCAGCACCTCGTGCTCTCATAGCAGTAAATGCAGCATGACCTGGTGTATCAATAAAAGTAATGGGTTTATCATTATATGTTATTTGATAAGCGCCAATATGCTGTGTTATTCCACCTGTTTCTTTTTCAGCTATATGGCTTTTACGTATTGCGTCTAAAACACTTGTTTTGCCGTGATCTACGTGACCTAAAACTGTAATTATAGG from SAR202 cluster bacterium harbors:
- the truB gene encoding tRNA pseudouridine(55) synthase TruB gives rise to the protein MISAILNIDKDSGMTSTQVGKEIKKITGAKKIGHVGTLDPLATGVLPIFIGQATRLINFMNDKTKEYQCDFQLGLISDTYDLEGKITKIKNKISISTESLNSVISSFIGNSFQIPPKYSSVKYKGKRSYDLVRKGIEFSLEPKPIYIEDIKIIESNIPFISLIVKCQQGVYIRSLINDIGEKLECGAVLTNLRRIRSGIFTVDSSISIEHSINEHWKMHTIPTDYLINHLPKLKANNNEKYKLITGQTTHIMDSEIILPDKALVRCYDEEDLFIGIAKYDQTNNIYFPYKIFIQTTK
- the rbfA gene encoding 30S ribosome-binding factor RbfA gives rise to the protein MDDRRIKKINDLLQEELGWLITTELKDPRLSLLLTVTKVITNKDLKSAKIMISVMGSTQEQQNAIKALNDASGYIHNELKSKIRLRYLPYLKFLLDDSIDNLVNLPNTAD
- the infB gene encoding translation initiation factor IF-2, translating into MAETGSIQEKQTKNTKVLEIEPNTTVADLAAMLNYNAIDLMKQLMRLGIMANINAILDAEIVEKIATAFGYTIVEKQTSDSSPLIESTLEDNENDSADQVERAPIITVLGHVDHGKTSVLDAIRKSHIAEKETGGITQHIGAYQITYNDKPITFIDTPGHAAFTAMRARGAEVTDIAVLVVAADDGMMPQTLEAIDHAKAANVPIVVAINKCDLENSDPDRIKRQLAENDLLVEDWGGDIICVQVSAKTGMGLESLLENLLLLAEVSELRANPHKQATGVVIESKLDKNRGPIATLLIQSGTLNIGEKLFTNSTEGRIKSMFNYNGEKIDQAPPSYPVEIMGINKPPLAGEIFMVASTEKEAEDLLETRKKSRSKQSEYNVVENAISINNEQKIKEIPLIIKTDVQGSAEAIRDSLVKLNNDIAKVNIIHSSSGFITETDLLLASTTNAIVIGFRTSLAQSAKQIADSMNLSIKFYEIIYELIEYIENIIIGSEEVEEEDTIDGHATIRAIFSRSKKSKIAGLYISDGKITRSSMIRVIRDGTEIHDGSITTLRRFQEDTREVGAGLECGITFANFEEFEENDELIIHSKK